Within the Roseicitreum antarcticum genome, the region TGGTAGACCGCTTGCCAAAGACCCGGTCGGGCAAGATTCTGCGCGCCACGATGGCAAAAATCGCCGATGGTGTGGCCTTCAAACCACCCGCGACGATTGACGACCCGGCGATTCTGGATGAGATTGCCACTGCACTGCGGGCGCTGGGCTACCCGAAATAATGCTGACTTCTCATCATTCTTCCACATTTTTCTCGCGCTGTGGTTGAAAACAAATGTTTTTTCTGCTCCCCCCCTGATTGAGCACTTGGTTTTTGCAAGGGTGTTCGGTATCACTTGGCCAACCACAGTAGAGTTCCGATGTCATCCATTTCCGATCATCACGCGTCCGATCGTACCGCTGCCGGTTCGTCAGATACCGGCCGTCAGCCTCCTTATGACCAAAAAACCCTTGAGGAACTGCTAAATCTCGGCGATGAGGCCATCGCCGCAGAGCTGCTTTCGCAGCTTCTGTCGGATTTTGAGCGTCTCAACGGCGTGATACAGGTCGGGGTCGAACCGCTGGATTTTGACGCGCTTGCGCGTGCCGCGCATGAACTGAAGGGGTTGTCCGCCACCATCGGGGCGCGCCACCTGACGCAACTGGCGGAATTGGTCAATGTTGCTGCCAATTCAAACAGCGCCCAACAGATCGCGGTTTTCGGCGGCCCGCTGCGGGTTGAGCTGGAGCGCGTGATCGTGCACCTGACGCGCCGCCGGGACCAGGCGAAGGGCGTCTGAGCATGGGATCGCCAGACAGTTCGATCCTGTTGATCGAGGACACGCCGTCGCTGCAAATGATCTATGCGGCCGTCTTGCGCAAGGCGGGGTACGAGGTCACCTCTGCCGGGACCGCCGCCGAAGGCACGAAGCTGTTTCGCGAAACCGCGCCCAAGGTCGTGCTGCTGGACCTGATGCTGCCAGACCGCGACGGGCTGGACCTGATGCAGGACATGCTGGCGGATGCACCTGAAACCTGCGTGATCGTCATCACGGCCAATGGCTCGATCAACAAGGCCGTGGACGCGATGCGCGGCGGTGCGCATGAATTTCTGGTCAAACCCTTTGATGAGACGCGGCTGGCCAGCGCGGTGGAAAACGCCTTCCGGCTGGTCCGGTCGCGCCCGCACTTGCAGCCCGTGCCCGATGCGCCGCAGGCCGATCAGGCGTTGCCGCCGTTCATCGGGTCTTCCGATGTCATGCAAGATGTGTATCGCAAGATCCGTTCCGTCTCGCGCTCCATGGCGACGGTGTTCATCACTGGCGAAAGCGGCACCGGCAAAGAGCTGTGCGCCGAAGCGGTGCACCGCATTTCCGACCGTGCGTCGGGGCCGCTGATCGCGCTGAACTGCGGCGCAATTCCGGTGGATCTGCTGGAATCAGAGGTTTTTGGCCACCTCAAAGGCTCGTTCACCGGCGCGATTTCGGACAAGCCGGGGGCGGCGGCGGCGGCGGATGGCGGCACGTTGTTCCTCGATGAGATCTGCGAGATGGATCTGAACCTTCAGACCAAACTGCTGCGATTCCTCCAGACATCGACCATCACACCTGTCGGCGCGACGCGCCCGCGCAAGGTCAGCGTGCGGATTGTCTGCGCCACCAACCGCGACCCGCTGGATGCCGTGCGCAAGGGCATCTTCCGCGAGGATCTGTATTATCGCCTGCATGTCGTGCCGATCCACATGCCGCCTTTGCGCGCGCGCGGCAACGATGTCATTCAAATCGCCGAAAGCATCCTGACCGACATGGCGTGCGAGGAAGGGCATGACTTCACGGGTCTGGATCCGGCCGTGGTGGATCGTTTCCTGTCGCTGCAATGGCCGGGCAATGTGCGGCAACTGATCAACGTGCTGCGCAACGTGGTGGTTCTGAATCGCGGGCCCCTGGTCACCACGCCGATGCTGCCGCATGATATCGCACAGCCCACCAGCCGCTATACCTCGGACCCGATGGATGAACCCGCGCCCGTGCCACACGCAGCCGCCGCCGCCGTGCAGGTGCTGGAAAGCGCGCCCGGCGACCCGTTGGACATCTTTGCGGGCAAGACCCTGGCCGAGATCGAGCGTATCATCATCGAAGCCACGGTAGAGCGGCATCAAGGTTCGGTTCCCCGCGCGGCACGGGAACTTTCCGTATCGCCGTCAACGCTTTACCGGAAGTTTGACGTGTGGAACAAGATCCAGCATTCGGCTGAATGACAGCGCCGGGTCAGGGCCAGCCCACGCGGTCGGTGCTGATGACCGGCTGTTCCAGCGGCATCGGCTATCACGCCGCGCATACGCTGTCGGCACGCGGCTGGCAGGTGTTTGCAACCTGCCGCAGCCAGCGCGATTGTGACCGGCTGATTGCGGAAGGGCTGCAAAGTTTCCGCCTTGACTACACCGACCCCGACAGCATGCAGGCCGCACTTGATGCGGTGCTGGCGCAGACTGGCGGGCGGCTGGACGCGCTGTTCAACAACGGTGCCTATGCTATTCCCGGTGCCACCGAAGACCTGCCGACGGATGCGCTGCGCGCCTTGTTCGAGACCAATCTGTTCGGCTGGCACCACCTGACGCGGCTGGTGCTGCCGGTGATGCGCGCGCAGGGGCACGGGCGAATCGTGCAATGTTCCTCGGTGCTTGGGCTGGCGGGGCTGAAATGGCGCGGTGCCTATGTGGCGACGAAACACGCGCTCGAAGGGTTGTCCGACGTGCTGCGGCTGGAAATGCGCGACACCGGGATCAAGGTTGTGCTGATCGAACCCGGGCCGATCACCTCGCATATCCGGCAAAATTCGATCCCGCATTTTGAGCGTTGGATAGATTGGGAAAACTCCCCCCGCGCGGATGAATACCGCAACAACCTGCTGGCCCGGCTGTACCACAAGACCGCGCCTGACCGCTTTGAACTGGGACCAGAGGCCGTGACGAAGCGCCTGATCGCCGCGCTGGAACACGCCAACCCGCGCCCGCGCTATTATGTGACCAAGGCCACCCATCTGGTGGGCGCAGCGCGGCGGGTCTTGCCGGGGCGCACCTTTGATTGGCTGGCGGCGCGCCTGTAGGCCCGCCCCCCGGCAATGGCAGTGCGTCGATCCCCGCGCGCGCCGCGATCCCCTGCCGGTTGTCCCGATTGGGCTGTCGCCTTTTGTCGGCGGTCTGCTAGATAGGGGGCGACGCAACAGGAAGGGTTCACATGATCAACGATCCGATTTTGATCGCGGCTGCCATCGCGGCGCTGGCGGTCCTGGTGGTGCTGGGCATCGGCATCGGCGGCTTTGCGCGGGGCGGCGAATTCAACCGCAAGCACGGCAACCGCATGATGCGCTACCGGCTGATCGCGCAATTCGTCGCGGTGGTGCTGATCGTGGCCTTTGTCTATTTCCGCAAACAAGGGGGCTGAGATGGTCGTTCTCAACAAGATATACACGCGCACCGGCGACAGGGGCGATACCGCGCTGGGCAACGGGGACCGCGTGGCGAAACACAGCCTGCGGGTCGCGTCTTATGGCACGGTCGATGAGGTGAACGCGACCGTCGGCATGGCCCGGCTGCATGCCGATGCCAACATGGCGGCCATGCTGTCGCGCATCCAGAACGACCTGTTCGACCTGGGCGCCGATCTGTGCCGCCCGGACATGGAGGCCGACAGCAAGGCGGAATACACGCCCCTGCGCATCGTGCCCGCGCAGGTGGACCGGCTGGAGGCTGAGATCGACACCATGAACGCGCGGCTGACGCCGTTGCGCAGCTTCATCTTGCCGGGCGGCTCGGCGCTGGCGGCGCATCTGCACCTGTGCCGCACGGTGTCGCGCCGGGCCGAACGGCTGGCGACCGAACTTGCCGGGGCAGAGCCGGTGAACGAGGCCGCGCTGCGCTACATCAACCGGCTGTCGGACTGGTTTTTCGTGGCCGGGCGGATCGCCAACGAAGATGGGCACGCGGATGTCCTGTGGGTGCCGGGCGCAAATCGCTGAATGGTGGCGCTACCGCGTCGGTGACGTGGCGGCGTGGGGCGTTTTTGTCCTGTTGTGGACCGGGCCAACCCGATAGATAACATGGGGTAATGCAACATCTGCCCGCAAGCTGGCGGGCCCTTTGACTGTCGGAAAAAGAGGGAGATGCCCATGAAGGTTCTGGTGCCGGTCAAACGAGTGATCGACTATAACGTGAAGGTCCGGGTAAAGGCGGACGGCAGCGGCGTCGATCTGGCGAATGTGAAGATGTCGATGAATCCGTTCGACGAAATCGCGGTCGAAGAAGCGATCCGCCTGAAAGAGGCGGGCGTCGCGTCCGAGGTTATCGCGGTTTCCATCGGCGTGAAACAGGCGCAGGAAACCCTGCGTACCGCGCTGGCCATGGGCGCGGACCGGGCAATCTTGATCGTCGCCACCGACGATGTGCACACCGATATCGAGCCGCTGGCCGTTGCAAAACTGCTCAAGGCCGTGATCGACGCCGAGGAACCGGGGCTGGTTCTGGCGGGCAAACAGGCGATCGACAATGACATGAACGCCACGGGCCAGATGCTGGCCGCGCTGACCGGCTGGGCACAGGCGACCTTCGCCTCGGAGGTCAGGATTGAGGGCGAACATGCCGTGGTCACCCGCGAAGTGGACGGCGGCTTGCAGACCATCAAGGTTGCGCTGCCCGCGATCGTCACGGTGGACCTGCGCTTGAATGAGCCGCGCTATGCCAGCCTGCCCAACATCATGAAGGCCAAGAAAAAGCCGATTGATGAGAAAACGCCCGCCGATTACGGCGTCGATGTCACCCCGCGCCTGAACGTGCTGAAGACGGTGGAACCCGCCGCGCGGCAGGCAGGCATCAAGGTGTCCTCGGTGGATGAGCTGATTGCGAAACTCAAAGACGAAGCGGGGGTACTCTGAATGGCGGTTCTTTTGTTGGCCGAAGTTACCGACGGCACGTTGAATGTGGATGCCACCAGCAAGGCGGTCAGCGCCGCCGTGCAACTGGGCGATGTGACCGTGCTGTGCGTGGGGGCAAAAGCCGCTGACGCGGCGGCGGACGCGGCGAAGATCGCGGGCGTCAAGGCGGTGCTGTGCGCCGAGGCCGATTTCTACGGCCACCGGCTGGCCGAACCCACCGCTGCGCTGATCGTCAGCCTTGCGGGGGATTACAGCCATATCTGCGCCCCCGCGACAACGGATGCGAAGAACATCATGCCGCGGGTTGCGGCGCTGCTGGACGTCATGGTGATCTCTGACGTGTCGGCTGTGGTGGATGGCGACACGTTTGAACGCCCGGTCTATGCGGGCAACGCGGTGCAGACGGTGCAATCGTCGGATTCGGTAAAGGTCGTGACCTTCCGCACCTCGACCTTCGCCGCCGCCGGTTCGGGCGATGCGGTCGCGGTGACGTCGATCGACAGCGCCGCCAACCCCGGCCTGTCCGAATGGGTCGAGGATAAGGTGGCCGAATCGGACCGCCCTGACCTGACCAGCGCGGGGATCGTGGTGTCCGGCGGGCGTGGCGTGGGGTCGGAAGACGACTTTGCGATGATCGAGAAACTGGCCGATGCGCTGGGCGCGGCGGTCGGTGCCTCGCGCGCGGCGGTGGATTCGGGCTATGCGCCCAACGACTGGCAGGTGGGGCAGACCGGCAAGGTTGTCGCGCCGCAGCTCTACATCGCGGTGGGGATTTCCGGCGCGATCCAGCATCTGGCCGGGATGAAGGACTCCAAGGTGATCGTCGCGATCAACAAGGATGAGGAAGCGCCCATCTTCCAGGTTGCCGATTATGGGCTGGTGGCGGATCTGTTCACCGCCGTGCCCGAATTGACCGAAAAACTGGGCTAAGGCCCTTGGTTGCGTCGGGTGATGCCATCTGACGCAACCCCTGTCACGGGTCGGCCCGGCGGCTTATGTCTTGGCAAGGACGGGCAGACCATGAGGGCAATATGCGCAAGATCCTGAAAATCGAAGGCGAAGAAGCGCGGGATTTCCTGCAAGGGCTGGTCAGTAATGACCTGCGGCGGCTGGATACCGACGGCATCGTTTATGCAGCGCTGCTGACGCCGCAGGGAAAATACCTCGCGGATTTCTTCGTGCTGCGCGGCGCAGATGCGCTGCTGGTCGATGTGGATGCCGCGCTGGCAGAGGATCTGCTGCGCCGGCTGACGCTCTATCGGATGCGCAAGAAAGTGGTGATTTCCGAAACCGACATGACCGTCGCGCGCGGCACCGGCACGCCGCCTGATGGTGCGCTGTCCGACCCACGCCACCCGGCCATGGGCTGGCGGCTTTATGGGGCGGCGGGCGATGACGGCACCGATTGGGACGCGCTGCGCGTGGCCCATTGCATCCCCCAATCGGGGGTGGAGCTGATCCCGAATGAGACATTCTTGCTGGAAGCAGGCTTTGACCGGCTGAACGGCGTGGATTTCCGCAAGGGGTGCTATGTCGGGCAGGAAGTCACCGCGCGGATGCGCCACAAGACCGAATTGCGCAAGGGCTTTGTACGGGTCGAGGTGACAGGCGACGCCGGGCCCGGCACTGCGATCACCTCGGGCGAAAAGCCTGCGGGCACGCTGCTTACCCGGTCGGGCGACGCCGCTATTGCCTATCTGCGGTTCGACCGCGCGGGTGATGAGATGCAGGCAGGCGATGCCCGCGTGGTCTGGCCGGACGCGCCGTAAGCCGGCTATTGCAGCAGGCTGACCCGTGCGGCCAGCCGCAACCCGTGGCTTGGATCTTGCGCCATGCCGGGCAGGACCGGGTCATAGGCGGCACGGATCACGGACGCAATCTCGGGGCGCAAGATCAGCGTGCCGCCCGCATCGGCCAGCGGCGAGATGTCGGTGAATGCCCTGTCTGACCACAGCAATATGACCTGCGCGGCCTGCGACAGCGCCAGCGTGTCGGCGGGCACTTCCGCCAGATGCGCATCCATCCGGATGAACACGAAGGCCGCCTTGATCTGGCCATCGGGGTCAAAACGGAACACCCGGTATTGGTTGGCGTCCGCTGCCGTCAGCCGTTCCACCAGCGGCGCCAGCCCGTCGACCAACCGATCCAGGTTCGGCACCTCCGGCAGTTCAGCCCAGTCGCGGCAGAAGAATACCATCAGGTTTGCGCCCAGTTCGGGGTCGGTGTCTGACATCTTGTGATTTGCCAGCGTCACCACCGCCTCGACCGCGCCCTTGACCACGCGCAGGGTGGCGTCCTCCACGCCAAAGACCACCGGCACGATCGGGCGGCCCCAGCGGGCGAACAGGTAGGACCCGTCGGCGCGGGTGAACAGGGCGGTGATTTCGTCAGGTGTCATGGCTTGACCGTCATTATGCATCACTTGTCGGGGGCGGGTGGTACTTTCCCGTTCTGACGCAGGGCGCAGGCGGGGTCAATTCCGCAGCGCGCTTCAGTCAAACAACACCCCCTGTCCCGGCGCGCGCGGTGCGTCGAGGCCCAGATGGGTCCATGCCTTGGCGGCCAGCATCCGCCCGCGCGGCGTGCGCTGGATCAGGCCCTGTTGCAGCAGGAATGGCTCGATCACTTCCTCGATGGCGTCGCGCGCCTCGGACAGGGCGGCGGCGATGGTTTCCACGCCCACCGGCCCGCCGCCGTAGTTTTCCGCCAGCAGCGTCAGATAGCGCCGGTCGGCCCCGTCGAGGCCCAGGTGATCGACCCCCAGCCGCGTCAGCGAACTGTCGGCCAGCGCATGGGTCAGTTTGCCGTCACCTTCGACCAGCGCGAAATCCACCACGCGGCGTAACAGGCGGCCCGCGATGCGCGGCGTGCCGCGCGCGCGCCGCGCGATTTCGCGCACGCCCTCAGGCTCCGCCGACACGCCCAGCAACCGTGCGCCCCGCGTCACGATCAGTTCCAGTTCCGCCAGCGTATAATATTGCAGCCGCGTCGGGATGCCGAAACGGTCGCGCAGCGGCGTGGTCAGCAGGCCCAGCCGCGTGGTGGCGCCGACCAGCGTGAAGGGCTGCAATTCGATACGCACGGTGCGCGCGGCAGGCCCTTCACCGATCACCAGATCCAGCTGGAAATCTTCCAGCGCGGGGTACAGCACTTCCTCTACCGCGGGGCTGAGGCGGTGGATCTCGTCGATGAACAGCACATCGCGCGCCTCAAGGTTGGTCAGGATCGCGGCCAGATCGCCGGCCTTTGCCAGCACCGGCCCGGATGTCATGCGAAACCCCACGCCCAGTTCGCGCGCCATGATCTGCGCCAGCGTGGTCTTGCCCAGACCGGGCGGGCCGTAAAACAGCGTGTGGTCCATCGCCTCGGCCCGCATCTTTGCCGATTGGATGAAGACGCGCAGGTTGGCGCGCGCTTCGGCCTGACCGATGAATTCGTCCAGCGTCTGCGGGCGCAGGGCCTTGTCGACCTCGGGCGCGTCTTCGGGCAGGCCATCGCCGCGCAGGGTGGGGTCTGGCTGGGTCATCGCATCAGCCTTTCGGCGCCAGCAGGCGCAGGGCCGCGCGGATCAGCCCGGCAGTGTCCAGCGCGGGGTCGGCATCCATCGCCTCGGCCACGGCGCGCGACGCATCGGGGGGCGCGTAGCCAAGGTTGGTCAGCGCCGACATCGCCTCGGCGCTGTGGCTGCTGGGCAGTGGGGGCGGTGCTGCGACCTCGATCACCGCGTCATCGCCGGGCGCGGGGGCCGCCGGTGCGGGGCGCGGCGCGGCATGACCCATGGCCATCAGCGCGGGCGCCTTGTCCTTCAGCTCCATCACCACGCGCTGTGCCAGTTTGGGGCCGACCCCGGGGGCCGCGCGCACCGATCCCGCATCGCCCAGCGCAATCGCGCGGCTGACACCATCGGCACCGAGGGTGCTCAGAATCGCCATGGACGCCTTCGCCCCCACCCCCTGCACCGACGTCAGCAGGCGGTGCCATTCCTTTTCCAGAAGCGTCGGAAAGCCATAAAGTTGCAGCAGGTCTTCGCGCACCACCAGATCGGTATAGAGCGCGCAGGCCCCGCCCGGCCCCGGCAGCCCCATCAGCGTGCGGTCAGAGACATAGACAATATAGCCCACGCCGCCCACGTCGATCAGCACATGGTCGGACCCGCGATAATCCAGCCGTCCCGCAACCCGTCCGATCATCGTGCGCCCCCCGCGATGGCCAGTTGCAGACGTCCCGCCGATTGCATGTGATGCGCGTGGCAGATGGCGATGGCCAGCGCATCGGCGGCATCGGGGCTGTCGATCTGTACGCCGGGCAGTTGCATGCGTACCATATGATCTACCTGCGCCTTTGCGGCCTTGCCCACGCCGACCACGGTTTTCTTGACCGCGTTCGGGGCATATTCCCCAACGGTCAGCCCGGCCTGCGCAGGGACCAGCAGGGCAATGGCCCGGGCATGGCCCAGTTTCAGCGTGGCCACCGCGTCCTTGTTCACAAAGGTCTGTTCGACGGCGGCTTCGGTCGGCTGGTACTGCGCCACCACGCGGGTCAACTGGCCATAGAGGTCCAGAAGGCGGCTTGCGAGGTCCTGGCTGCCATCGCTGTGGCACACGCCGTTGGCAATATGCGTCAGCCGTGCGCCCGCCACGTCGATCACGCCCCAGCCAAGGTTGCGCAAGCCCGGATCAATCCCCATTACCCGCATGATTTTCCTGTGTTTGCCTGCATTTATGCAGCGCAGGATTAGCACGAAAAGCGAACATCTGCCAAGGCCATTCTGAAGTCCGGGCGATTCGCCAGTGGGTAAGCTATGCGTCAAGCGCATGATGGCCATGCGCCGACTGTGTGTTGTGAAGATTCGCGTGTCGGCCTATCTGAATGGCACGAAGCATAATGCTTGACCAGTTTGAAAACTTTTATCTTACGGAGCCTGATATGGCCTTCTTCACCCAAACCCGCCCTGTCGCCGATGGCGTCTTTGGCAATGTCCGCAGCTGGGCGCTCGGCGATCTGTTCGCCGTTTTCACGCGTTGGAACGACCAGCGCATCACCCGCATGCAGCTGAACGCATTGTCCGACCGCGAGCTGAGCGATATCGGCCTGTGCCGCGCCGACATCGAAGATGCCGTGACCGAACAGCGCTGAGGCTGACGCGCAGGGTCGCGTGACCCTGCCCGCGATGTGATACCCCGCCGCGCGCCGCCCTCCCTTGTCGGAGGGTGGCGCCACGCGGGGGACAGATGGCGCGGTCTGCCCCGGCATCCGGCCTCTTCCCCTCCCTCAGGGGCCAATGCTGTGACGTGGCGACCCGCTATGCGAAAAGACCGCCCGGTGTATGCTGGGCGGTCTTTTTTGTTTTCAATCAGCGGGTTAGCGCGCTCAGTCGGTCAGCGCAGCCACTGTGGTGCTTTGTGCCTGTGTGGTGTTGCGGAACAGCCGGGCCAGCGCGTCCGATACCGGATCGGGTCCCAGCAGCCATGCGGGCAGGGACGGGCCAGCGGGGCTGGTGGCAATACTGGCGGTGGCCTGCGCGAACCCTTCGGGTCCCAGCCGGGCCAGCGTCAGCCCCTTGAAGCCTACCCCGATGATCGCCAGCGCTATCAGAAGCGACAGGGCAATCGACAGCCCGCTTGCCCGGCGTTCGCGGCGCAGGCGTTGCCATTCCGGGTTGCGCGCGGCGTGCTTCTTCAGGATGCGGGCGCGGCGGGCCTGAAAATCGGCTCTGATACGGTCGCTCATGGTATGTCCCCGATGGCTGTTCGGAGAGCTTGCTACGCGATGAATTCGACCGAATTACGGCGCGGGGCGGGATTACCGCCGCGCAGCGCCAGTGCTCAGCCCCACCTTTTCAGCCCCGCCTTTTCAGTCGCGCCGCAGGGTCAGCGTCGCCCATTCGCCGATATCTTCGCGGTGGTGCAGACCGAATCGCTGCGCCGTATAGGCCGCCAGCACCGATTCCGCCTGCGTGGTCAGCAGGCCCGACAGGATGGCAAAGCCACCCGGCATCACATGCCGCCCCATATCGGGGGCCAGATCAATCAGCGGACCCTTCAGGATATTGGCGAAAACCAGATCGAAGGGCGCGGCGGCGCTCAGCGTCGGGTGGTCAAAGCCCACAGCCTCCAGGCAGGTCACGCGGCCTGCCATGTTGTTGGCCGTCACATTGGCATTGGCCACATCCACGGCCACCTCATCAATGTCGCTGGCCAGCACCGGGTGCGGCCAGATCGCGGCGGCCCCCATGGCCAGCACGGCGGTGCCGCAGCCGATGTCCACGGTATTGACCGGGCGCACGCCCTCCAGGTCCAGCCGGTCCAGCGCGCGCAGACAGCCCAAGGTGGTGCCATGGTGGCCGGTGCCGAAGGCCATCGCGGCTTCGATCAACAGACCCACGCGGCCCTCGGGCAGTTTGTCGGCATCATGGCTGCCATAGACGAAGAAGCGCCCGGCCTCGACAGGGTGCAGATCGCGGCGGACCTTGGCGACCCAGTCGGTTTCCGGCAGTTCCGATACGGCAAACGGCTTTGAGCCGAACGCCTGCGCCAGAAGCGCCAGTTCGCTGGCATCGGGCGCTTCGGTGAAATAGCCCCCAACTTCCCACAGCCCGGACCCATCCTCCATCTCGAACACGCCGACGCCGGTGGGGGCGGGCATCATTGCCTCCATCGCCTGCGCCATGGCGTTGGCGTTGTCTTCTTCGGGCAGGGTGGTCAGGGCGGTAAAGGTGGGCATGGGTTGGGGCCTTTGTGCCAGAGTTACTGCGCGGCATACCATGGCGGGCGTCATGGTCAAGCGGTGGCAGTGTGGGGGGGGGATGCAAGCATGGGGCGCGCGTGACCGCCGGATGCGGCGTGGCAAGGTGCAGACATACGTTGCGAACGCTTCCCCTATGAAAAAACGTCCGGGTCGGGCGGATCAGGAAAAGCACCGCTTTTCCCCGCCCGTGTTGACGACGTTTCAATGTGGCCGGCGCAGTACACACACGGAAGGCCAGCGCCTGCCCCGGTGGGCGCAAAGCGCCCGCCATTGGCGGGGCGGGCGCTGGCCGGGGGCCGTAAGCCCCCGTCCGAAGAGTTGCGAGGGCACCGCGTGACCTCGGCGATGGCCTCGGTCAGCGCAGGGTTTGGGCGAAACGCGCCCCAGACCTCGGTCAGGAGATGCGGCGTGCAAGAAGTGCTCGCCGCCCTCTGAAGCGTGCCCGTCACCAGCCTGTCAGATCACGCCCCTACGCCG harbors:
- a CDS encoding Hpt domain-containing protein produces the protein MSSISDHHASDRTAAGSSDTGRQPPYDQKTLEELLNLGDEAIAAELLSQLLSDFERLNGVIQVGVEPLDFDALARAAHELKGLSATIGARHLTQLAELVNVAANSNSAQQIAVFGGPLRVELERVIVHLTRRRDQAKGV
- a CDS encoding sigma-54-dependent transcriptional regulator, yielding MGSPDSSILLIEDTPSLQMIYAAVLRKAGYEVTSAGTAAEGTKLFRETAPKVVLLDLMLPDRDGLDLMQDMLADAPETCVIVITANGSINKAVDAMRGGAHEFLVKPFDETRLASAVENAFRLVRSRPHLQPVPDAPQADQALPPFIGSSDVMQDVYRKIRSVSRSMATVFITGESGTGKELCAEAVHRISDRASGPLIALNCGAIPVDLLESEVFGHLKGSFTGAISDKPGAAAAADGGTLFLDEICEMDLNLQTKLLRFLQTSTITPVGATRPRKVSVRIVCATNRDPLDAVRKGIFREDLYYRLHVVPIHMPPLRARGNDVIQIAESILTDMACEEGHDFTGLDPAVVDRFLSLQWPGNVRQLINVLRNVVVLNRGPLVTTPMLPHDIAQPTSRYTSDPMDEPAPVPHAAAAAVQVLESAPGDPLDIFAGKTLAEIERIIIEATVERHQGSVPRAARELSVSPSTLYRKFDVWNKIQHSAE
- a CDS encoding SDR family NAD(P)-dependent oxidoreductase: MTAPGQGQPTRSVLMTGCSSGIGYHAAHTLSARGWQVFATCRSQRDCDRLIAEGLQSFRLDYTDPDSMQAALDAVLAQTGGRLDALFNNGAYAIPGATEDLPTDALRALFETNLFGWHHLTRLVLPVMRAQGHGRIVQCSSVLGLAGLKWRGAYVATKHALEGLSDVLRLEMRDTGIKVVLIEPGPITSHIRQNSIPHFERWIDWENSPRADEYRNNLLARLYHKTAPDRFELGPEAVTKRLIAALEHANPRPRYYVTKATHLVGAARRVLPGRTFDWLAARL
- a CDS encoding twin transmembrane helix small protein, whose protein sequence is MINDPILIAAAIAALAVLVVLGIGIGGFARGGEFNRKHGNRMMRYRLIAQFVAVVLIVAFVYFRKQGG
- a CDS encoding cob(I)yrinic acid a,c-diamide adenosyltransferase, encoding MVVLNKIYTRTGDRGDTALGNGDRVAKHSLRVASYGTVDEVNATVGMARLHADANMAAMLSRIQNDLFDLGADLCRPDMEADSKAEYTPLRIVPAQVDRLEAEIDTMNARLTPLRSFILPGGSALAAHLHLCRTVSRRAERLATELAGAEPVNEAALRYINRLSDWFFVAGRIANEDGHADVLWVPGANR
- a CDS encoding electron transfer flavoprotein subunit beta/FixA family protein, with translation MKVLVPVKRVIDYNVKVRVKADGSGVDLANVKMSMNPFDEIAVEEAIRLKEAGVASEVIAVSIGVKQAQETLRTALAMGADRAILIVATDDVHTDIEPLAVAKLLKAVIDAEEPGLVLAGKQAIDNDMNATGQMLAALTGWAQATFASEVRIEGEHAVVTREVDGGLQTIKVALPAIVTVDLRLNEPRYASLPNIMKAKKKPIDEKTPADYGVDVTPRLNVLKTVEPAARQAGIKVSSVDELIAKLKDEAGVL
- a CDS encoding electron transfer flavoprotein subunit alpha/FixB family protein, which translates into the protein MAVLLLAEVTDGTLNVDATSKAVSAAVQLGDVTVLCVGAKAADAAADAAKIAGVKAVLCAEADFYGHRLAEPTAALIVSLAGDYSHICAPATTDAKNIMPRVAALLDVMVISDVSAVVDGDTFERPVYAGNAVQTVQSSDSVKVVTFRTSTFAAAGSGDAVAVTSIDSAANPGLSEWVEDKVAESDRPDLTSAGIVVSGGRGVGSEDDFAMIEKLADALGAAVGASRAAVDSGYAPNDWQVGQTGKVVAPQLYIAVGISGAIQHLAGMKDSKVIVAINKDEEAPIFQVADYGLVADLFTAVPELTEKLG
- the ygfZ gene encoding CAF17-like 4Fe-4S cluster assembly/insertion protein YgfZ, encoding MRKILKIEGEEARDFLQGLVSNDLRRLDTDGIVYAALLTPQGKYLADFFVLRGADALLVDVDAALAEDLLRRLTLYRMRKKVVISETDMTVARGTGTPPDGALSDPRHPAMGWRLYGAAGDDGTDWDALRVAHCIPQSGVELIPNETFLLEAGFDRLNGVDFRKGCYVGQEVTARMRHKTELRKGFVRVEVTGDAGPGTAITSGEKPAGTLLTRSGDAAIAYLRFDRAGDEMQAGDARVVWPDAP
- the ruvB gene encoding Holliday junction branch migration DNA helicase RuvB — encoded protein: MTQPDPTLRGDGLPEDAPEVDKALRPQTLDEFIGQAEARANLRVFIQSAKMRAEAMDHTLFYGPPGLGKTTLAQIMARELGVGFRMTSGPVLAKAGDLAAILTNLEARDVLFIDEIHRLSPAVEEVLYPALEDFQLDLVIGEGPAARTVRIELQPFTLVGATTRLGLLTTPLRDRFGIPTRLQYYTLAELELIVTRGARLLGVSAEPEGVREIARRARGTPRIAGRLLRRVVDFALVEGDGKLTHALADSSLTRLGVDHLGLDGADRRYLTLLAENYGGGPVGVETIAAALSEARDAIEEVIEPFLLQQGLIQRTPRGRMLAAKAWTHLGLDAPRAPGQGVLFD
- the ruvA gene encoding Holliday junction branch migration protein RuvA, which produces MIGRVAGRLDYRGSDHVLIDVGGVGYIVYVSDRTLMGLPGPGGACALYTDLVVREDLLQLYGFPTLLEKEWHRLLTSVQGVGAKASMAILSTLGADGVSRAIALGDAGSVRAAPGVGPKLAQRVVMELKDKAPALMAMGHAAPRPAPAAPAPGDDAVIEVAAPPPLPSSHSAEAMSALTNLGYAPPDASRAVAEAMDADPALDTAGLIRAALRLLAPKG
- the ruvC gene encoding crossover junction endodeoxyribonuclease RuvC; translation: MRVMGIDPGLRNLGWGVIDVAGARLTHIANGVCHSDGSQDLASRLLDLYGQLTRVVAQYQPTEAAVEQTFVNKDAVATLKLGHARAIALLVPAQAGLTVGEYAPNAVKKTVVGVGKAAKAQVDHMVRMQLPGVQIDSPDAADALAIAICHAHHMQSAGRLQLAIAGGAR
- a CDS encoding DUF1127 domain-containing protein is translated as MAFFTQTRPVADGVFGNVRSWALGDLFAVFTRWNDQRITRMQLNALSDRELSDIGLCRADIEDAVTEQR